From the genome of Oncorhynchus masou masou isolate Uvic2021 chromosome 15, UVic_Omas_1.1, whole genome shotgun sequence:
CAATAAAATGTGTTAGTGGAATGAGTTTCCCTGGGGATAGAAGGCGTAATTTATGAAGTCAGTGAAGGTGTTGTAGGTTTAATGCCTGTCCGTCCTCCATGTCCTTCCATCACATTGTCCATTGCACTGTACACATTTTGCAGTTTCCTAAagtaaatccattttaatctaAGCTCCAATATGTTTTCATCACTTATTCAAGTTGttttcatttgattttcaacaCTGATATAATTAATAAAGGCTGAGTAGGCAACCAAAAAAGTAATATTGCTCTCCCTGAATAATTGAAATAGCAAAAGGCTAAGGGATAGATTAAGTCATTTTTATGGACTGAGTTATTGAGATGATTACAAAtactgcagactgtgttgacacTTTGCAGTATTGCTTTGCTTTCACCccgccccccaccccaccccccaaatAAAGTGTCATGGATGTAGCACACTCAGGGAATCAGTGCACAAGCCTAGATGCCCGAAGGGCCTCACAGGCTGACACCCCATGAGACATAATTCTGGTTATTACCACTGAGTCACTTACAAACTACCATGCCTGTGTGAGGGGCCTGACTTAAGGTGGACCAGCTTGACAACAGATGAAGAAGATTAGGAACATATTAATTTAGAGCATTCAATTATTTTCAAGTTTCACCAAAATTATACTGTACAAGAGAAATACATGCAATGTACCAAATAAAGAAAACCACTTAACAACATCCTAATAAACCTGGGTATGACAGTGAAAGAAGTGCAGCTATTGATGGTAATACAGCTGCTGCTCGTGTAATTATATTGATGTTAATGGCTGTGCTGGCTGCTGTAAACATGCAAACCATGTTATCTATTATAAATATTGTAACATGAGAAAATGTATATGGGGCTATCAGTGTCACAGGTCACAGGGGAATCAGACATGCTGTTGAGGGTCCCTGAACTTCCTTTCGGTGTGAATTCAGTTCTGTCGGTTTAGCCTATATGCACAAAACGAACACAGCTGACTCTCCTGATACCCAGTAATGTCATTGCTGTTTACCAATCCACAAATGTTTAATGAATAATACACATTAAGAAATGACAAATTGTCGTCGTGATGAATGATTTAGCATCCGGGAGCCTCGAGTTTCATCTTTGAGCGTGAGGCTCCTTCCACCTTCACTTTGAGAGGCGATTAAGCTGCGAGAGTGcgattcctcccctcctctccgtgATGGGGTGAATCTGATCAGCGCAGACCACGCGCGCTATATAAACCGGGCGCGCGCCACGGACGGATTACAACAAAAAGCGACAGCTCCGTGGCCCTGAAATCACTCGCAACACACCACCGCTGCTCCTAAACCAaatgcaacacaacacacacgGCGAAATGCAGACCATTAAGAAGGCAATCTCTTGGAAACTTTTTATACTTTCTTACTTATTCGTGGAGGGTTCGTGCCAAGACTTTGGTGGTGGTCAGACTCAATTTATTTGCACGTCGGTGCCCAAGGATATGGACATATGCGCCGCTACCTTACAAAACAGTATGCCTGGAGAGGATTTGAAGACCACTGTGATGCAGCTCCGGGAGACCGTCCTACAGCAGAAGGAGACCATTATGAACCAAAAAGAGACTATCAGAGAACTGACTTCCAAGTTAACTCGCTGTGAGGGCCAGAGTGCGCCCGAGCCCGGAcctgggggaaggagaaaagagaCGGGGACCAAAAATACTATGGGGGATGTATCAAGGGGTCCCTCGGACACTTTGGCGCAACTATCGCAGACTTTACAGTCTCTAAAACAGAGATTAGAAAATCTCGAGGTATGTGGAGAACCCTAATCTTAACGAAATAATAGCCTTTATACATTTCACCAATCATTTGGGGTGAAAAACGACATGTTTACAATATGGCCTGAATCACGTTGCACTGTCTTGTCCAACTCGCACTGCCGCCCTCGTACTTTGTTTATCACATTTACTTCCAGGGGTGAACAGCCCTCCACCATGTAGGTTAATACTCTGCACTAATCGTGAAACTTAACAAGTCATGCTGAGAACAGACACCTTGCCGGAGACGAATTTAGTTGCTTGATGTAGGCTACCATGTTGCTAACTCCACAGGGCAATGAACCTTAAATAAATTAATCTGGCATTAGCTTTACGATGTCCCTCAGCATATGGGTTGTAATGTTTCTCAgtatttttaaaacttttttaaatttttaactAATCATTATTTCATTCCACAGCAATTCAGTCGGAACAACAACTCGGTCCAGGCGAACAGTCTGAAAGACCTGCTACAGAGTAAAATCGACGATTTGGAGAAGCAGGTGTTATCCCGCGTGAACAGTATAGAAGATGACAAGCCTGGGCTGCGGAACGAGACGGAGCAGCGCGGTAGAGTGGAGTCGACTCTCACATCACTGCACCAGAGAATCACCGACCTCGAGAAAGGTGCGAGCTCAAAAACGCGCCAAATACTTGGCCAGCATAGTTTAACTAATTAGTATCGccgtttaaaaaacaaaaacgaGCTATTCTGAAAGACATTTCAAATCCAACTGAAGTGG
Proteins encoded in this window:
- the LOC135555419 gene encoding neuronal pentraxin-1-like yields the protein MQHNTHGEMQTIKKAISWKLFILSYLFVEGSCQDFGGGQTQFICTSVPKDMDICAATLQNSMPGEDLKTTVMQLRETVLQQKETIMNQKETIRELTSKLTRCEGQSAPEPGPGGRRKETGTKNTMGDVSRGPSDTLAQLSQTLQSLKQRLENLEQFSRNNNSVQANSLKDLLQSKIDDLEKQVLSRVNSIEDDKPGLRNETEQRGRVESTLTSLHQRITDLEKGQKENRPLDKFQLTFPLRTNYMYAKVKKSLPEMYAFTVCMWLKSNASPGVGTPFSYAVPGQANELVLIEWGNNPMEILINDKVAKLPFIINDGKWHHICVTWTTRDGVWEAFQDGVMRGSGENLAPYHPIKPQGVLILGQEQDTLGGGFDATQAFVGDLANFHIWDRKLSIGEIYNLATCSSKAQIGNVFSWLESSIDIYGGASKWTFEACRQLN